In Vreelandella piezotolerans, one genomic interval encodes:
- a CDS encoding group I truncated hemoglobin, whose protein sequence is MGFFKMRSLCALRCTTMASVFAGALLITGCSAHQPQNATLYERMGGQATIDAVVENLLYRIADDDEIVSYFANSNIDLFAASLATQLCDVADGPCQYDGPPMDRAHQTMGITNAHFNRVVEYLDAAMADENVPLAARNDMLGRLAPMYDDVMRLQ, encoded by the coding sequence ATGGGATTTTTCAAGATGAGATCACTATGCGCGTTACGCTGCACGACCATGGCGAGCGTATTCGCTGGAGCGCTGCTCATCACAGGCTGCAGCGCACATCAGCCCCAGAACGCCACGCTCTATGAGCGCATGGGCGGACAGGCGACCATCGATGCAGTGGTCGAGAATCTGCTTTACCGCATTGCCGATGACGACGAGATCGTCAGCTACTTCGCCAATAGCAACATCGATCTGTTTGCAGCTTCGCTTGCGACGCAACTTTGCGATGTGGCCGATGGCCCCTGTCAGTATGATGGCCCACCCATGGACCGCGCCCACCAAACCATGGGCATCACCAACGCCCACTTCAATCGTGTGGTGGAATATCTCGACGCCGCCATGGCGGATGAAAACGTACCGCTAGCCGCCCGCAACGACATGCTGGGCCGTTTGGCCCCCATGTACGACGACGTCATGCGCTTGCAGTAA
- a CDS encoding FKBP-type peptidyl-prolyl cis-trans isomerase: MSITAHQVVTLHYVLSDVLSDGSTRVLDDSRARQKPLEYLHGHDNILPGLERDLAGKTAGDEVSVTLTAADAYGLRNEALVQKVSRASFGGADIEPGSRFQTEGEAGPQIVTVLAIDGDDVTVDTNHPLAGHTLRYQVSILDVREATRAELAKGHPLPPGTEHSKVEDRKVL; this comes from the coding sequence ATGTCGATTACCGCCCATCAGGTAGTGACCTTGCACTACGTACTCAGCGATGTGCTCAGCGATGGTAGCACCCGCGTGCTGGATGACTCCCGTGCACGTCAAAAGCCGCTGGAGTACCTTCACGGTCATGACAATATTCTGCCGGGCCTCGAGCGTGATTTAGCCGGTAAAACAGCAGGCGATGAAGTGAGCGTCACGCTGACGGCGGCGGATGCGTATGGACTGCGTAACGAAGCGTTGGTGCAGAAGGTGAGCCGCGCTTCGTTTGGTGGCGCGGACATCGAGCCCGGTAGCCGTTTTCAAACGGAAGGCGAAGCGGGGCCACAAATCGTGACCGTGCTGGCCATTGACGGTGATGACGTCACCGTGGACACCAATCACCCCCTGGCTGGCCACACACTGCGCTACCAAGTGAGCATTCTTGACGTGCGTGAGGCAACCCGTGCCGAGCTTGCCAAGGGCCACCCGCTGCCGCCGGGCACCGAACATAGTAAAGTGGAAGATCGCAAAGTGTTGTAA
- the ccoM gene encoding cytochrome c oxidase subunit CcoM, giving the protein MYWDDAVIFGLATVALVIAFMVGWVGFVIRDHLRKDERKKP; this is encoded by the coding sequence ATGTACTGGGACGACGCTGTTATTTTTGGCTTGGCCACGGTCGCCTTAGTGATCGCTTTCATGGTGGGGTGGGTAGGCTTCGTGATTCGTGACCACCTGCGCAAAGACGAACGCAAAAAACCGTGA
- a CDS encoding GGDEF domain-containing protein produces the protein MSVRWGGHRLFNWLSLSLMSFVGLMVLIVYEARWVYPEIQAYFSQTGSLTGQQLATRARGYVQRAQEELLVAASPLEINSARHSLELAYGLFDVDVYRQKYACTEPSLALMDELAELLDTQQVDPFDAAHALFIPVQCLTRIEMNQLDQRGVVINDFSSSTRRHHQILTYSSVLIFALGLLFWIMHQRQLKRTERANSEKIAWMARAMCDPLTGIGNRSALYQDVAAYTGCSMGLILVDIDFFKQYNDALGHPEGDRLLRRLARLLKSALGEQARLYRLGGDEFAALLPCPNDQMLVHHCEALQLGLEEAQCHHPAHPDNKDVTLSIGGARFVADATSFAAAYEAADKALYQVKTAGRDGWQITASA, from the coding sequence TTGTCAGTTCGCTGGGGGGGGCATCGGCTGTTTAACTGGCTGTCGCTGAGTCTGATGAGTTTCGTGGGCCTGATGGTGCTGATCGTTTACGAAGCGCGCTGGGTCTACCCTGAAATCCAAGCCTATTTCAGCCAGACCGGCAGTCTCACTGGCCAGCAGTTGGCGACCCGTGCGCGAGGCTATGTGCAGCGCGCTCAAGAGGAGCTGTTGGTCGCCGCCTCACCTCTCGAAATCAATAGCGCTCGTCACTCGCTGGAACTTGCCTACGGTCTGTTCGACGTGGACGTTTACCGTCAAAAATATGCCTGCACCGAACCCAGCTTGGCACTCATGGATGAACTTGCCGAGCTCCTCGATACTCAGCAGGTCGACCCCTTCGATGCCGCTCATGCCCTGTTCATTCCGGTTCAGTGTCTGACTCGCATCGAGATGAATCAGCTAGACCAACGCGGTGTGGTCATCAATGATTTTTCATCCAGCACTCGTCGGCACCATCAGATACTGACGTACTCAAGCGTGCTAATTTTTGCGCTGGGCCTGCTGTTTTGGATCATGCACCAACGCCAGCTTAAACGCACCGAGCGGGCGAATTCGGAAAAAATTGCCTGGATGGCTAGGGCCATGTGCGATCCTCTGACCGGCATTGGCAATCGCAGCGCGCTCTACCAAGACGTTGCGGCGTATACAGGCTGTTCGATGGGCTTGATCCTGGTCGATATCGATTTCTTCAAGCAGTATAACGATGCTCTGGGCCACCCGGAGGGGGACCGCCTGTTACGGAGGCTCGCAAGGCTACTGAAGAGCGCATTGGGAGAACAGGCGCGCCTTTACCGGCTCGGGGGTGATGAGTTTGCGGCACTACTGCCATGCCCCAACGACCAAATGCTGGTGCATCATTGTGAAGCACTGCAATTGGGACTGGAAGAAGCCCAGTGCCACCATCCAGCGCATCCCGACAATAAGGACGTGACGTTGAGTATTGGGGGCGCCCGCTTTGTGGCCGACGCTACTTCGTTCGCGGCGGCCTATGAAGCGGCCGACAAAGCGCTTTATCAAGTCAAAACCGCAGGGCGCGACGGCTGGCAAATTACTGCAAGCGCATGA